The Balneolaceae bacterium sequence AAGATGTGGATTGTGGATTGCGGATTCGAGATGGCGCAAGCGTCTCGCTTGTGCCTTATGTAACTGTTAGGTACAAATGTTATCGGCTCTTCAAGGAGCTGGCGCACTTTGAGGGTCCTCGTGAACTCTAAGATGGCGCAGGCATTCGACTTTTGCCTTACGAAGAAATGTTGTGGCACAAACGAGGACGTTTGCGCCATCTGAGTCTTACTTAATAGTTGAACACAAACGAGGTCGTTTGCGCTATCTGAATTAGTATTTACATCGCTTTTCCCGGCTCAGGCGACCCGGGGTACTTTTACCATGAACATTAAACCAGAAAACATGCGAAGCTCTGTTGTTGATAGAAAATATCTGATTCCCTTCATCCTTGTTACCAGCATGTTTTTTATGTGGGGACTGGCCAATAATATGACGGATACGCTCCTGGCCGCGTTCAAACGGATCATGAGCATGACGGACTTCCAAACCTCATGGATTCAGGTGGCATTTTACGGGTCCTATTTCTGTCTTGCTCTGCCAGCAGCAATTTTTATCAGAAAGTTCACGTATAAATCTGGTATTCTTCTTGGTTTAGGTTTCTTCATCCTTGGAGCGCTATTATTCTATCCCGCCAGCCAAACAATGGTTTACGGTCATTTTTTGACTGCCCTTTTTATTCTCGCCGGTGGATTATCCGTTCTGGAAACAACAGCCAATCCTTATATCCTGGCAATGGGTTCTGAAGAAAACAGTGTTCAACGGCTTAATCTGGCTCAGGCGTTTAATCCAATCGGTTCAATCACCGGGGTAATTTTGAGTAAGTTTTTTATTCTTGAACACCTGAACACCGCTGATGCCACAACCCGGGCCGGACTCAGCCCGGAAGAGCTTACAATCATGCAGCAACAAGAACTTTCGGCTGTGATGGGTCCCTATGTTGGAGTAGCTCTTTTACTGCTTGTTATTTGGATCATCATTGCAACGATCAAAATGCCTTCATTTTCAAATCTTGAGGAGAGCCTCAATATTAGAGATTCCCTGAAAAATCTTTTATCCAATTCAAACTATAAATGGGGAGTTGTTGCTCAGTTTTTCTATGTGGGTGCACAGATTGGAGTTTGGTCGTATACTATTCGTTACGTGATGGCCGAGCTTAGCCTGGATGAAAGCGGGGCTTCCAACTACTACCTGGCTGCTTTGATTCTTTTCACGGTCATGCGGTTTGCATTTACGGGATTGCTCAAACGTTTCCGCGGCTCCATACTCTTGATCTGGAGTGCATTTGTAGCTGTAGTTTTTCTCCTTCTGGTTATCTTTGTGGGAGGATTTGCAGGCGTACTTGCTTTGGTTGGAATCTCCGGATGTATGTCACTCATGTTCCCAACCATCTTTGGTCTGGCTTCTAAGGGACTCGGTCGAGATCGCAAAATTGCGGGTTCCGGTTTGATTATGGCAATACTCGGCGGTGCTGTTTTAACCGCTATCCAGGGACAGGTGTCTGATATCACAGGCAGCATTCACCTCTCCTTCTTCATCCCGCTGATCTGCTTCCTGGTGGTTGCCTATTTCGGGTTCAGTAATCGAAAAATGACAATTGCTTAAGGGGTGCTGGATACTGGACTCTGGAAGCTGGTACCTTAAACTTTAGACCTGGAACATTAAACCACCTCGTATGAAACGTTTCTGTTTTGCTCTTGATCTGAAAGATGATCCCGATCTCATCAAAAAATATATTGAACATCATGAGAATGTTTGGCCGGAAGTATTAGAGAGCATTACCGATGCCGGGATTCTTGATATGGAGATTTATAATGTTGCCAACCGGCTTTTTATGATTATGGAGACCGAAGATAATTTTGATGCTGAAGCGAAGGCTGAGGCAGATCGTAAGAATTCTAAAGTACAGGAGTGGGAAACGCTGATGGACAACTATCAAAAGCGCCTCCCGTTTGCCAAAGAAGGTCAGAAGTGGGTTCCGATGGACCGGATTTTTTCGCTGAGTGAAGCTTCTGGAAAGAGAACCTGAAAGAGCACTGAGCGGAGCGTAGTTCCTTTCAGAGTTCGGATTCCTATTTTAAAACCTAAATCTGCCCACCCTTTAAATGCAACTCTGGCAGGAGATTGAAAAACACAATCGCTCTGCCAGGTTTTTTCCAATCGTTCACAGTTTCCAACTCAGTCAAAACCGTCAGACCGTTTCAAGCGGTCTGACGGATAAAATGCTTCCAAATTGTTAATAAACTTTCACCACTTCACCAGTAATCTTTCCAAGAATACTCTTGCGATAACCTCGCACTACATTCTCCATAGAAACTGGTTTATGACCCGGAAATGCATCAAAAAATTCGGGAGAATCTTCCACAACACCAGGACTTACGGCGTTTATTCGCACACCGTTCTCCAACTCTCTGGCTGCTGCTTTTACAAAACTGTTGATCGCTCCATTTACAGCCGCCAGGTTGCTGGATGCGTACACGGGATCTTCCGACAAAATTCCGGAAACCAATGTAAATGAACCGTTGGGATTTATGTAGTTTTGGCCTTTCAAAACGAGATTAACCTGTCCCATTAATTTGCTGTTTAACCCAACCCTGAAATCCTCTTCGGTCATATCCCGTATCGGACCAAAATGTCCGGCTCCGGTTGCGCTGACGAGAGCATCAAAAGAACCAACTTCTTTAAAAAGATCTTCAATTGAATCAGAATCAGTAATATCTGCATGGATATCTCCACTGCTGGATCCAACTTTTATCACTTCATGATCGCTTTCAAGATCATCCGTTACTTTGCTGCCGATGGTTCCTGTTGCGCCCGCTATAATTATTTTCATTCTGATAGGATTTTTTGATTAAATATGATTCTGTAAATAATTCAGCTTAAGGCTCGATTACAATCTTACCCTTTGTATGAAGTGTTTGAATCTGCTTAAGGGCCTCAGCAGCCTGATCGAGCGAAAAGGTCTTTGAAACCGGAACTGAAATTTTATCATCATCTACCAACTCTCTCAGATGATCCAGTTGTTTGGAGTTCGGTTCCACAAACACATATTCATGATCGATATTTGAATCGATATCGGGGTTACTTTTTGTAATAGAAACCAGTTTCCCGCCATTTTTAAGAGTTTTTAAACTTCTCTGGAGGGCATCACCACGACTGCAATCAAAAATCAGATCCACTCCGCCCGGTGTAGCATCAAGAACTGCCTCTGAAATGTCAGTATCCTCATAAGTGATCGTTTCATCAGCCCCTAACTCTTTCATATAATCGTGATTTTTCTCACTGGCAATGCCAATAACAGTAGCTCCGCGGGCCTTTGCAAGTTGGATGGCAAATGTCCCGACTCCGCCGGAAGCACCGAGAATCAGGACGGTTTGGCCTTCCTGCAAATTCCCTGCATCATACAACGATTGATACGCCGTTAAGCCCACCAGTGGAATCGCCCCGGCTTCTTTATGTGAAACACTTTTGGGGTTTTTGGCAAGATAACTTTCAGGGATTACTACATGCTCTGCAAAGGTTCCCCACTGAACAGTTGGACGACGGGCGTAACCATACACCTCATCTCCGGTATCGAAACGCCGGGCTCCATGTCCTCTCTCCTCAATCACACCGGAGAGGTCCCAGCCCGGAATCATCGGAAACTGATGAGGTAATCGTCCCTCCATGTAGCCCTGTACAATTGCTGCGTCCACCGGGTTCACTCCGGCAGCTTTCACACGAACAAGTACCTCCCCTTCTTTTAATTCGGGAGGTTCAACATCTCCAATTTTTATTGAATCGAGAGTTCCGGTTTCATCTATATAAGCTGCTTTCATGTTTTACGATTGTTTTAAATTAAACTTACTACCTATCACAAATGACAAAAAAGTCATTCTAAACTTGATTCAAAATCTGTCTGTTTAACGACATCCGGGAATTCTATCCCGACTGACCTGGTTGAATGATCATCTAAGCCGTATTCGCCCACTTTTCCGAACGCGTTCCACTGCCCTGATATCAAAAACAACTAACAGAAGCTGAGTGAGTGCCAAAACGTGTTACGTATTTTGAAGCTGTTAGATCCTTAAATCAATGTCGTTAATCTGTGTCCCCTTCCAGCGGCATTTTCTTAAACCGCAGATCATCCCATGGGGCGCCATCTTTAAATTTCTCCGGCTCAAGAGCTTTGGCTCTCGGATCTTCAGCCATCGCCTGTTGTAAAACCATCCAGCGCGGATAGGGAACGCCCGGATCGGAGACCTCATTCAGCTCTTTCAAATCTTCGTCGCTCAGATCCAGATCCACCGCCTTGATGTTGTCTTCCAGGTGATCCAGATTACGTGCAGCAATCAATACACTGCTGATGTTTTCCCGGGAGAGCGTCCATGCCAGTGATGCACGAGCCGGACTTACTCCATGACGGTTCGCCACTTTCTTAAGCACATCTACAATTTCAAATCCTTTATCCACATCAAACGGAACAAACTGACCGGCTTCGGCAAAACGGGTTCCCTCCGGTGGCGGATTGTCACGGTCGTATTTACCGCTGAGAAAACCGCCAGCCAGCGGACTCCAGACAAGAATACCTATATTATTATATTTCGCGAACGACATGAATTCGTTTTCAAGGTCCCGCCCCACAAGACTGTAGTACATCTGGGCAGTCACATATTTTTCAAGCCCCTCTTTCTCCTGGATACCAAGTGCAGTAGCTGCCTGCCAAGCCATGTAATTACTCAACCCGATATACCGGACTTTTCCCTGTTTAACAAGATCATCAAACGCCCGTAATGTTTCTTCGAGGGGAGTGTATGGATCCCAGCTGTGCACCTGGTACAGATCTATATAGTCTGTCTGCAGTCTTTGCAAGCTTTTTTCCACCGAATGCATAATATTCCCTCTCGTCGCTCCACTATGTATGAGATGCTCATCCATCGGCAGCCGGAATTTTGTAGCTAAAACCAGATCTTCACGAATGCCTTTCAGGGCGTTTCCGAGCAGTTTTTCACTCTCCCCAAGGCTGTAAACATTCGCTGTATCTATAAAATTAATTCCATGATCGAGCGCAAACTGTACCATTTCATTTGTTTCTTTCTGGCCCAGGCCACCCATCTGCATCGCTTCTCCAAACTGCATGGTTCCCAATCCTACTTCACTTACTGTTAGTCCGCTATTTCCCAATGTTCGGTATTTCATATGCCCCTATATTTTATCGTTCTGATTTTCTTATATCTGTCTATATACTATATCAATCCTAACGAAATTGAGGATCATTTTGTTCAGCATCAATTAGTGTTAGAACCACTACATTCAAATACCTCAAGATTGATAAGAAGTGTAAATTTCCTCACTTGAAATAGTTCACAAATGCACTAAAACACTAAATATTTTTTGAATTCTTGGAGGGCTTTGCAAAACCGTGGTTATTGGTCAATCTGAACTCGATTCAGATTCTCCATTCGTCTTTATAGCCAGTATCTGGAGATCCTGAATCAAGTTCAGGATGACGGTCAGAGTTTTGCAAAGCCTTCTCTTGTTTTACTGGCACCTGTCTAACTACCTTTTTTTAAAAGGTTGTAACATTAGCCCTTCAACCAGTTATCGCCAAATATCGAATTCAATATTCGTTTATCTGATTCATTATTACCTATCCCGATATTTAAATCATTTAAACCTGTCAAAAATGTTTCTCCCTGATGAGCTAATGCGGAGTACTTATTTAGCGCGAAAACACTCGGTTCAAGACCATTCATCGTTTCACCCTCACCAGTTTTGCCAGTGATTCGATTTTTATCTACAGATCGCTAAACAGATACAATGCTGATCAATATGATTAGGTGTTAGAAAACTCCAATTCAGGTGGTCTGGTTTTACCATCTTATAAATACCTTTTCTCAGAGATAAAAAAGGTAGATTTCTTCTCTTTCTTTAAATGTCTTGGACAGCTATGAAATCATTACAAATATTTATAAAACTTTTGTTGATAATGTTTTATTTATAATAGTATTCATGATTTGCCATCTAAATATGCAGGAACCATCCTCTAACAATTAGATTCATTGATGGCATTCTATCACGGAGGATTTAACAGAATTGGTAACCAATCGGAGTTCATCCAATGAACACAAAAAAGAATAACATTCATTTTAAAAGACAAGAGCTTATCGCAGATTCACAGCACCCTATCAGAAAGCCGCTCACCGAATTTTTAAAAGCTGGTTTTTTTATTTCAGTTTTTCTGATGTTTTTTATTCCTGTTTCAAATGCCCAGAACCTGGATGTTCCTTACGTGCCAACACCCAGTGATGTGGTTGAAGTTATGCTCGACCTGGCTGACGTAGGACCCGGTGATTATGTGATTGATCTCGGATCGGGAGACGGACGAATTGTAATAGCTGCTGCAAAAAGAGGCGCCGTTGGCCACGGCATCGATCTAAATCCTACCCGGGTGAGGGAAGCCAGGGAAAATGCTGAATCTGAGGGAGTTTCAGACCGGGTTATCTTCAGGGAAGCAGACATTTTTGAAACGGATTTCAGCCAGGCATCTGTCATTACCATGTATCTTCTCAGTTCTGTAAATGTAAAATTACGGCCATATCTTCTTGACAAACTCAGCCCGGGCACTCGTGTGGTTTCACATAGTTTTGATATGGACGAGTGGCAGCCTGATAAAGCTGAACGATACGCTAATCGCGATATCTATTATTGGGTAATCCCTGCTGATGTTGACGGAAATTGGCAATGGGAAACCGCCGGCCAATCGTTTTCCATGCAGATCAATCAAACCTACCAGGAGGTTGATATTACCTTGAGAGCAGGAGATTTAGAGTTAACTACTGAAGAGGCTACCCTCAGCGGAAAACGATTGACACTGATTGCTCATGATGAAATCAGCAACACCCGTTACATCTTCAGCGGCTCCGTTGAGGATCATTCTGTCCGGGGATATGCACAGATTCACAATGAAGAATTAAACCGTATTGATCGGTGGTCAGCTACATTGGATGAAGAATGAATAGAATATCCCGGGAGCAAATTCGACCGGTATTTACAACTCTGAGCTCTATTGCGGTAGTTGTTGGAATTGTTGTCGGAAT is a genomic window containing:
- the fucP gene encoding L-fucose:H+ symporter permease, which translates into the protein MNIKPENMRSSVVDRKYLIPFILVTSMFFMWGLANNMTDTLLAAFKRIMSMTDFQTSWIQVAFYGSYFCLALPAAIFIRKFTYKSGILLGLGFFILGALLFYPASQTMVYGHFLTALFILAGGLSVLETTANPYILAMGSEENSVQRLNLAQAFNPIGSITGVILSKFFILEHLNTADATTRAGLSPEELTIMQQQELSAVMGPYVGVALLLLVIWIIIATIKMPSFSNLEESLNIRDSLKNLLSNSNYKWGVVAQFFYVGAQIGVWSYTIRYVMAELSLDESGASNYYLAALILFTVMRFAFTGLLKRFRGSILLIWSAFVAVVFLLLVIFVGGFAGVLALVGISGCMSLMFPTIFGLASKGLGRDRKIAGSGLIMAILGGAVLTAIQGQVSDITGSIHLSFFIPLICFLVVAYFGFSNRKMTIA
- a CDS encoding L-rhamnose mutarotase gives rise to the protein MKRFCFALDLKDDPDLIKKYIEHHENVWPEVLESITDAGILDMEIYNVANRLFMIMETEDNFDAEAKAEADRKNSKVQEWETLMDNYQKRLPFAKEGQKWVPMDRIFSLSEASGKRT
- a CDS encoding short chain dehydrogenase codes for the protein MKIIIAGATGTIGSKVTDDLESDHEVIKVGSSSGDIHADITDSDSIEDLFKEVGSFDALVSATGAGHFGPIRDMTEEDFRVGLNSKLMGQVNLVLKGQNYINPNGSFTLVSGILSEDPVYASSNLAAVNGAINSFVKAAARELENGVRINAVSPGVVEDSPEFFDAFPGHKPVSMENVVRGYRKSILGKITGEVVKVY
- a CDS encoding NADP-dependent oxidoreductase, which codes for MKAAYIDETGTLDSIKIGDVEPPELKEGEVLVRVKAAGVNPVDAAIVQGYMEGRLPHQFPMIPGWDLSGVIEERGHGARRFDTGDEVYGYARRPTVQWGTFAEHVVIPESYLAKNPKSVSHKEAGAIPLVGLTAYQSLYDAGNLQEGQTVLILGASGGVGTFAIQLAKARGATVIGIASEKNHDYMKELGADETITYEDTDISEAVLDATPGGVDLIFDCSRGDALQRSLKTLKNGGKLVSITKSNPDIDSNIDHEYVFVEPNSKQLDHLRELVDDDKISVPVSKTFSLDQAAEALKQIQTLHTKGKIVIEP
- a CDS encoding aldo/keto reductase → MKYRTLGNSGLTVSEVGLGTMQFGEAMQMGGLGQKETNEMVQFALDHGINFIDTANVYSLGESEKLLGNALKGIREDLVLATKFRLPMDEHLIHSGATRGNIMHSVEKSLQRLQTDYIDLYQVHSWDPYTPLEETLRAFDDLVKQGKVRYIGLSNYMAWQAATALGIQEKEGLEKYVTAQMYYSLVGRDLENEFMSFAKYNNIGILVWSPLAGGFLSGKYDRDNPPPEGTRFAEAGQFVPFDVDKGFEIVDVLKKVANRHGVSPARASLAWTLSRENISSVLIAARNLDHLEDNIKAVDLDLSDEDLKELNEVSDPGVPYPRWMVLQQAMAEDPRAKALEPEKFKDGAPWDDLRFKKMPLEGDTD
- a CDS encoding methyltransferase domain-containing protein, which gives rise to MNTKKNNIHFKRQELIADSQHPIRKPLTEFLKAGFFISVFLMFFIPVSNAQNLDVPYVPTPSDVVEVMLDLADVGPGDYVIDLGSGDGRIVIAAAKRGAVGHGIDLNPTRVREARENAESEGVSDRVIFREADIFETDFSQASVITMYLLSSVNVKLRPYLLDKLSPGTRVVSHSFDMDEWQPDKAERYANRDIYYWVIPADVDGNWQWETAGQSFSMQINQTYQEVDITLRAGDLELTTEEATLSGKRLTLIAHDEISNTRYIFSGSVEDHSVRGYAQIHNEELNRIDRWSATLDEE